A genomic region of Zalophus californianus isolate mZalCal1 chromosome 11, mZalCal1.pri.v2, whole genome shotgun sequence contains the following coding sequences:
- the DCUN1D5 gene encoding DCN1-like protein 5 isoform X4 — MCDCTEKLQNKFDFLRSQLNDISSFKNIYRYAFDFARDKDQRSLDIDTAKSMLALLLGRTWPLFSVFYQYLEQSKYRVMNKDQWYNVLEFSRTVHADLSNYDEDGAWPVLLDEFVEWQKIRQTS, encoded by the exons GTGTGACTGCACAGAAAAGTTACAGAACAAATTTGACTTTTTGCGCTCACAGTTGAATGATATTTCTTCGTTTAAGAATATCTACAGATATGCCTTTGATTTTGCAAGG gATAAAGATCAGAGAAGCCTTGACATTGATACTGCTAAGTCTATGCTGGCTCTTCTGCTTGGAAGGACATGGCcattgttttcagtattttaccAGTACCTGGAG CAATCAAAGTATCGTGTTATGAACAAAGATCAGTGGTACAACGTATTAGAATTCAGCAGGACTGTCCATGCTGATCTTAGTAACTATGATGAAGATGGTGCTT GGCCCGTTCTTCTCGATGAATTTGTTGAGTGGCAAAAGATCCGTCAAACATCATAG